The following proteins come from a genomic window of Polyangiaceae bacterium:
- a CDS encoding RluA family pseudouridine synthase — MDADATLRVFRVPPEAAGMRVDVFVQSQLRNTSRTRARAIVENSAYSPEGRRLKASERVKGEDRVVLWRPPFDEPDALGPIDILYEDEHLLVVDKPPLVAVHPTARHHHATVIKRLEVQRPGEFLSLVHRIDRETSGLLLVGRSREADRAFKRLLEDRSVAVSQDMARERSGATTPRRSAVPAVDKIYLAITWGVPSVDVIELPLELDPENSLRVKMRVAEPGQGLDARTGVHVRETRAGYALVECRLFTGRQHQIRLHLAATGTPIVGDKLYGPDERLLARAADGELTDEDRERLELPRHALHAHRYRLAHAMTGQPLDLVSPLAADLAEFWDELCARDGDRAAPT, encoded by the coding sequence GTGGACGCCGACGCCACGCTGCGGGTGTTTCGCGTCCCGCCGGAGGCGGCCGGCATGCGCGTGGACGTGTTCGTGCAATCGCAGCTGCGCAACACCAGTCGCACGCGCGCTCGGGCCATCGTGGAGAACAGCGCCTATTCCCCCGAAGGACGCCGCCTGAAGGCGAGCGAACGCGTCAAGGGGGAGGACCGCGTGGTGCTGTGGCGTCCGCCCTTCGACGAGCCCGACGCCCTGGGCCCCATCGACATCTTGTACGAGGACGAGCACCTCCTGGTGGTGGACAAGCCGCCGCTCGTAGCGGTGCACCCGACGGCGCGCCACCACCACGCCACGGTGATCAAGCGCCTCGAGGTGCAACGGCCGGGAGAGTTTCTATCCCTGGTGCATCGCATCGACCGCGAGACCAGCGGTCTCTTGTTGGTGGGGCGCTCACGAGAGGCGGACCGGGCATTCAAGCGCCTACTGGAAGATCGCTCCGTCGCGGTGTCCCAGGACATGGCGCGCGAACGGAGCGGCGCGACGACGCCGCGCCGAAGCGCAGTGCCAGCGGTGGACAAGATCTACTTGGCCATCACCTGGGGCGTCCCGAGCGTGGACGTCATCGAGCTTCCCCTGGAGCTGGATCCAGAAAACTCCCTGCGCGTGAAGATGCGCGTGGCGGAGCCGGGCCAGGGGCTCGACGCGCGAACCGGGGTCCACGTGCGGGAAACCCGCGCCGGATACGCGCTGGTGGAGTGTCGGCTGTTCACTGGGCGGCAGCACCAGATCCGCCTACACCTGGCGGCCACGGGCACGCCCATCGTGGGGGACAAACTGTACGGCCCCGACGAGCGACTCTTGGCCCGCGCCGCGGATGGCGAGCTGACGGACGAAGATCGCGAGCGGCTGGAGCTGCCGCGCCACGCCCTGCACGCGCACCGTTACCGGCTCGCCCACGCGATGACCGGACAGCCCCTGGATCTGGTGTCGCCCCTGGCGGCGGACCTCGCCGAATTCTGGGACGAGCTTTGCGCACGCGACGGGGATCGCGCCGCCCCGACATGA
- the argB gene encoding acetylglutamate kinase translates to MDELIEKAKVLHEALPYIRRFHKRVFVVKYGGHAMVDDALKESFARDVCLLRYVGIHVVVVHGGGPQINKTLDRMGISSSFSGGLRVTDDETMNVVEMVLGGGVNQDIVGLICKHGGRAVGLSGKDDHFVRASRLDKVSAKDEDGAPVLVDLGRVGQVEAVDPTIVQNLLASGFTPVIAPIAVDDDGSALNVNADTAAGRIAAALGAAKLMLMTDVEGVKSADGGLLRSLGSTEARELIAKEVIRGGMIPKVECALDAVADGVEKVHVIDGRLRHALLLEIFTDRGVGTEIRSGRGEP, encoded by the coding sequence ATGGACGAGCTGATCGAGAAGGCCAAGGTACTCCACGAGGCGCTGCCCTACATCCGGCGCTTTCACAAACGGGTGTTCGTCGTGAAGTACGGCGGGCACGCGATGGTGGATGACGCGCTGAAAGAAAGCTTCGCTCGCGACGTGTGTCTGCTCCGATACGTCGGCATTCACGTGGTGGTGGTCCACGGCGGCGGCCCGCAGATCAACAAGACCCTCGACCGCATGGGCATCAGCTCGTCGTTCTCCGGTGGGCTACGCGTCACGGACGACGAAACCATGAACGTGGTGGAGATGGTGCTGGGAGGCGGCGTCAATCAGGACATCGTGGGGCTCATCTGCAAGCACGGCGGCCGCGCCGTGGGTCTCAGCGGCAAGGACGACCACTTCGTGCGCGCCAGCCGCCTGGACAAGGTCAGCGCCAAGGACGAGGACGGCGCGCCGGTGCTGGTGGACCTGGGCCGCGTCGGTCAGGTGGAGGCAGTGGACCCCACCATCGTGCAGAACCTCCTCGCCAGTGGGTTCACTCCGGTCATCGCGCCCATCGCCGTGGACGACGACGGCAGCGCCCTGAACGTGAACGCGGACACGGCCGCGGGGCGCATCGCGGCAGCCCTGGGGGCCGCCAAGCTCATGCTGATGACGGACGTGGAGGGCGTGAAGAGCGCCGATGGCGGCTTGCTGCGCTCGCTGGGCTCCACCGAAGCCCGCGAGCTGATCGCCAAGGAAGTGATCCGCGGCGGGATGATCCCCAAGGTGGAGTGCGCCCTCGACGCGGTGGCGGACGGCGTGGAGAAGGTGCACGTGATCGACGGGCGGCTGCGGCACGCGCTCTTGCTCGAGATCTTCACGGATCGCGGCGTGGGCACCGAGATCCGCTCGGGGCGAGGCGAGCCCTGA
- a CDS encoding DnaJ domain-containing protein has protein sequence MQRVIDYYELLGVSARATEAEIRRAYRRRAIFRHRSGVLRLQDRMHEMEHAYQVLTNPEQRDRYDRQRELWQAPERKQAAEAAALIRREGRLRRAYAKRMGREATHMGRVQSARYQGFMEELEQRLAAGAPRRAFRLSLPLLVLALVAVGAVALFIASR, from the coding sequence GTGCAGAGGGTCATCGACTACTACGAGCTGCTCGGCGTGTCCGCGCGGGCCACGGAAGCCGAGATCCGCCGGGCCTATCGCCGCCGCGCCATCTTCCGTCACAGGAGCGGCGTGCTCCGGTTGCAGGACCGGATGCACGAGATGGAGCACGCCTACCAGGTGCTCACGAATCCCGAGCAGCGCGACCGCTACGACCGGCAGCGCGAGCTGTGGCAGGCGCCGGAGCGAAAGCAGGCTGCCGAAGCCGCTGCGCTCATTCGCCGAGAAGGGCGCCTGCGACGCGCCTACGCCAAGCGCATGGGGCGCGAGGCGACGCACATGGGACGGGTGCAGAGTGCTCGCTACCAGGGCTTCATGGAGGAGCTGGAACAGCGCCTCGCCGCGGGAGCGCCGCGACGCGCGTTCCGGCTGTCGTTGCCGCTGCTCGTGCTAGCGCTCGTGGCGGTCGGCGCCGTGGCGCTGTTCATCGCCTCACGCTAA
- a CDS encoding serine/threonine protein kinase yields MFVCPECGYSAAGPGFCTEHGIPLSSSEDALLGTTVGSYRIARLIGQGGMGRVYLGVQPNIHSRVAVKVLSAESVQTTTLVERFFAEARAVNVIRHENIVNVLDLASLPDGRPYIVMEHLEGAPLSGVIGTYGALPLGFAVNLSSEVLAALGAAHSHGIVHRDLKPDNVFVTAGGHAKVLDFGIAKLKPELSAISGETRTGALMGTPQYMSPEQALGQPVDLRSDIYSVGVILYEALTGRRPFDGNTLYDLLKQHVEMAPPPPRMVRGDIPPSLEAVVLRALEKDPARRFQSARELYQALSQCAPFLPPESFAVVGFEGIHSATLRSSSNTGPSQPTGPGPTMPGYSSTVSGAPITAPPVKKGNGLLIGAVVVGAVLLIGAVGAVGIFSVVAARPKTKAAPSASAPPSAVASAPVEVPTAQEKNVAGSYVIEMSRMPAGVGSYRGSVEITTKSTNFYALDWSIVKNPPYSGIAIQRGNVLGVGWGQGSAYGVAVYAIEGGKLTGKWAASSTGDLLGREVLEGPPNLDGSYEITDAWSPIGNQGYSGKVIIKPRGELFDVTWRSGTSLQQGVGLRKGDTFVVGFGGRGAGVVLYDAQADGKLVGRWSIVGEPTPQAGLETLAPKKP; encoded by the coding sequence ATGTTCGTCTGCCCGGAGTGCGGCTACTCCGCAGCGGGACCGGGGTTCTGCACGGAGCACGGGATTCCGCTCTCCAGCTCGGAGGACGCGCTGCTCGGGACGACGGTGGGCAGCTATCGCATCGCGCGTCTGATCGGCCAGGGCGGCATGGGCCGCGTGTACCTGGGCGTACAACCGAACATCCACAGCCGCGTCGCCGTGAAGGTGCTCTCCGCCGAGAGCGTACAGACGACCACCTTGGTGGAGCGCTTCTTCGCGGAGGCGCGCGCCGTCAACGTGATCCGACACGAGAACATCGTGAACGTGCTGGACCTGGCGTCGCTGCCGGACGGCCGTCCGTACATCGTGATGGAGCACCTCGAGGGGGCACCGCTGTCCGGTGTGATCGGCACCTACGGAGCCCTGCCATTGGGCTTTGCCGTGAACTTGTCGAGCGAAGTGCTCGCGGCCCTCGGCGCCGCTCACTCGCACGGCATCGTGCACCGGGATCTGAAGCCCGACAACGTGTTCGTCACGGCTGGCGGCCACGCCAAGGTGCTCGACTTCGGCATCGCAAAGCTCAAGCCGGAGCTCTCCGCCATCTCCGGGGAGACACGCACCGGCGCGCTGATGGGCACGCCGCAGTACATGTCGCCGGAGCAAGCCCTGGGTCAGCCCGTGGACCTACGCTCCGACATCTACTCCGTGGGCGTGATCCTGTACGAAGCGCTCACGGGGCGCCGCCCTTTCGACGGCAACACGCTTTACGATCTGTTGAAGCAGCACGTGGAGATGGCACCGCCGCCGCCGCGAATGGTGCGCGGCGACATCCCTCCGTCTCTGGAAGCCGTGGTGCTGCGGGCCCTGGAGAAGGATCCGGCGCGGCGATTCCAATCGGCACGGGAGCTGTACCAGGCGCTCTCTCAGTGCGCGCCGTTCTTGCCGCCCGAGAGCTTTGCCGTCGTCGGCTTCGAGGGCATCCACTCCGCCACCCTGCGCTCCAGCTCGAACACCGGTCCCAGCCAGCCGACGGGACCGGGCCCTACCATGCCCGGCTACTCCAGCACCGTGAGCGGAGCGCCGATCACGGCGCCGCCGGTGAAGAAAGGCAACGGACTTCTCATCGGCGCCGTGGTCGTGGGGGCGGTGTTGCTCATTGGCGCCGTCGGTGCCGTCGGGATTTTCTCCGTCGTGGCCGCGCGGCCGAAGACCAAGGCTGCTCCTTCCGCGTCGGCGCCCCCCTCCGCAGTGGCGTCTGCGCCCGTGGAGGTACCCACCGCGCAGGAGAAGAACGTCGCGGGCAGCTACGTCATCGAGATGAGCCGCATGCCTGCCGGCGTCGGGAGCTACCGCGGCAGCGTGGAGATCACGACCAAGTCCACGAATTTCTACGCCCTCGACTGGAGCATCGTGAAGAACCCGCCCTACAGCGGCATCGCCATCCAGCGCGGGAACGTCCTGGGCGTGGGCTGGGGACAGGGCTCCGCCTACGGCGTGGCGGTGTACGCCATCGAGGGCGGTAAGCTCACCGGCAAGTGGGCGGCCTCCAGCACCGGGGACCTACTCGGTCGAGAAGTGTTGGAAGGACCGCCCAACCTGGATGGCAGCTACGAGATCACGGATGCCTGGTCGCCCATCGGCAACCAGGGCTACTCCGGCAAGGTGATCATCAAGCCGCGGGGGGAGCTGTTCGACGTCACGTGGCGGAGCGGCACGTCGCTGCAGCAAGGCGTCGGCTTGCGCAAGGGCGACACCTTCGTGGTGGGCTTTGGCGGGCGCGGCGCGGGGGTCGTGCTGTACGACGCCCAGGCCGACGGAAAGCTCGTCGGACGTTGGTCGATAGTCGGCGAGCCCACGCCGCAGGCCGGCCTCGAGACCCTGGCTCCGAAAAAGCCGTAA
- a CDS encoding glycogen synthase, producing MVSAEVGPWVRETDAADAVASLSKALRQLGHNVTVLAPRHPGFEAGGLMAARRLTPLSLPDAAEVTVFDAQLPSGVQLTLFDAPVLFDRPGVYGEGGKEYPDNAKRFGLLSVVAAALVRARGQQGQAFDIVHLHDAPAALVPLALRRIPGPALPTVLTIHDATRQGSFPLKEADALGIPKDVASDDSVRLNNKLNVLKAGMSFADAITTVSPHYAEEMATEARSGALAELVRALKTPLVGVANGIDYGVFNPATDAALDARYDAEDPANKGREKTALLRRLELELDVERPLVVAVAELGKEQGMDLVAGALSTLLKQDLSLVVAGSGAAGIAKRFETAQSKHRDRFLWLPEVDSQMYRRLHAAADIAIVPARHAPSAAGQLVAARYGAVPVVHASGGLVDSVVDADAKLTTGTGFLFDDDTVDGLVGAVERALAAYRSPAFAKLRRRVMRLDLSWDRPARRYLQIYRQTIGSTA from the coding sequence ATGGTCAGCGCCGAAGTCGGCCCCTGGGTTCGCGAGACGGACGCAGCCGACGCCGTGGCGTCCCTGTCCAAGGCCCTCCGCCAGCTCGGCCACAACGTCACCGTGCTCGCTCCGCGGCACCCGGGCTTCGAGGCCGGCGGCTTGATGGCGGCCCGACGTCTCACGCCTCTGAGCCTGCCGGACGCCGCGGAAGTGACCGTGTTCGACGCGCAGCTTCCCTCCGGTGTCCAGCTCACGCTGTTCGACGCGCCCGTGCTGTTCGACCGCCCGGGGGTGTACGGCGAGGGCGGCAAGGAGTACCCGGACAACGCCAAGCGCTTCGGTCTGCTGTCGGTGGTGGCGGCGGCGCTGGTGCGCGCCCGGGGTCAGCAAGGTCAGGCCTTCGACATCGTGCATCTGCACGACGCTCCCGCGGCCCTGGTGCCCCTCGCGCTGCGGCGCATTCCGGGCCCGGCGCTGCCCACCGTGCTCACCATCCACGACGCCACACGCCAGGGCAGCTTTCCGCTCAAGGAAGCGGACGCCCTCGGCATCCCCAAGGACGTGGCGTCGGATGACTCCGTGCGCTTGAACAACAAGCTCAACGTGCTCAAGGCGGGGATGTCCTTCGCCGACGCCATCACCACCGTGAGCCCCCACTACGCCGAGGAGATGGCGACGGAAGCCCGCTCCGGGGCGCTCGCGGAGCTCGTGCGAGCGCTGAAGACACCGCTCGTGGGCGTGGCCAACGGCATCGACTACGGCGTGTTCAATCCGGCCACGGACGCCGCTCTGGACGCTCGCTACGACGCCGAGGATCCCGCCAACAAGGGGCGCGAAAAGACCGCCCTCCTGCGCCGCCTCGAGCTCGAGCTCGACGTGGAGCGGCCGCTGGTCGTGGCGGTGGCGGAGCTCGGCAAGGAGCAGGGCATGGACCTGGTCGCCGGCGCGCTGTCCACCTTGCTGAAGCAGGACCTGAGCCTGGTGGTGGCCGGCAGCGGCGCTGCCGGCATCGCCAAGCGTTTCGAGACCGCCCAGAGCAAGCACCGCGATCGCTTCCTGTGGCTCCCAGAGGTGGACAGCCAGATGTATCGCCGCCTACATGCCGCCGCGGACATCGCCATCGTCCCCGCACGCCACGCACCCTCCGCCGCTGGGCAGCTGGTCGCTGCACGCTACGGCGCCGTGCCGGTGGTCCACGCCAGCGGCGGTCTGGTCGACAGCGTGGTGGACGCCGACGCCAAGCTCACCACCGGTACCGGCTTCCTGTTCGACGACGACACCGTAGACGGCCTGGTCGGTGCCGTGGAGCGCGCCCTCGCCGCTTACCGCAGCCCGGCGTTCGCCAAGCTCCGCCGCCGCGTCATGCGTCTGGATCTGAGCTGGGATCGCCCGGCCCGCCGCTACTTGCAGATCTACCGCCAGACCATCGGCAGTACGGCTTAG
- a CDS encoding M1 family metallopeptidase, with amino-acid sequence MAERRRLSRSGARDLTLGLVAMGLAAAVPGLSRAEGAAPREQSPAPGSPPRTVGSNYDTDASLPTHATPIASYALRARLDAESHVVSASGTLTWTNTSRESQNEVWLHLYLNAFKNNRTLYLRSPFQAGRSGRRATSYGHLRVTSFRLREENVDLWPKAATHSPGDPLDETDIRVPLPEPVEPGTTVHFDMKFEAKLPSIVERTGFAGSFHFVGQWFPKIARLERDGTWAHFAFHPQSEFYADYGDYSVELDVPADMVVGASGVETRSSTQGGRRTIDFEAKDVLDFAWTAWDGFEKHTRDIDGTRVILLIPPQNEHNAATTFSALAGALPRMSKLYGRYPYPTLTVVHPPESAPSAGGMEYPTLITTGGEWYTADSGVRGIEGVTVHELGHQWFQSMVGSNEHAWPFLDEGLTSYVEGSTLDALYGSSSAVRWPGLRLSQWAVGRAAAAHFAHDDPIALPAAGFPSFEAIGGLVYARTATLLHTLGNVYGTDKLERALGRYSRYYRFQHPGPRHFIAVMREVLGNEAADNLSLALFERGSVDYLVDRVETIRSEAPEGELDGDTQREPSGSWQSSVLVRRHGSLHFPVDVELAFANGTRLRRRWDGRGDFHRIDYSGPSPVVSAIVDPDLRIALDDDLGNNQKSRYGGIAPRSLERLSYGAALLLGAIGP; translated from the coding sequence GTGGCTGAGCGCAGACGCCTTTCGCGGAGCGGTGCCCGTGACCTGACCTTGGGTCTCGTGGCCATGGGGCTGGCCGCCGCCGTCCCCGGTCTGTCGCGCGCCGAGGGTGCCGCCCCGCGAGAGCAGTCTCCCGCACCGGGCTCCCCGCCCCGGACCGTGGGCTCGAACTACGACACCGACGCCTCGCTGCCCACCCACGCCACGCCCATCGCTTCCTACGCCCTCCGCGCCCGGCTGGACGCAGAAAGCCACGTCGTGTCCGCCTCCGGAACGCTGACCTGGACCAACACCAGCCGAGAGAGCCAGAACGAAGTCTGGCTGCACCTGTACCTGAACGCGTTCAAGAACAACCGCACGCTGTACCTGCGCTCGCCGTTCCAGGCCGGGCGCAGCGGGCGGCGGGCCACGAGCTACGGGCACCTGCGCGTGACTTCGTTCCGCTTGCGCGAAGAGAACGTGGACCTGTGGCCCAAGGCCGCGACGCATTCGCCGGGAGATCCCCTCGACGAGACGGACATCCGGGTGCCCCTGCCCGAGCCGGTGGAGCCCGGCACGACGGTCCACTTCGACATGAAGTTCGAAGCCAAGCTGCCGAGCATCGTGGAGCGCACGGGCTTCGCCGGCTCCTTCCACTTCGTTGGGCAGTGGTTCCCGAAGATCGCGCGACTCGAACGCGACGGAACCTGGGCCCACTTCGCCTTCCACCCGCAGAGCGAGTTCTACGCAGACTACGGCGACTACTCCGTCGAGCTCGACGTACCCGCGGACATGGTCGTGGGCGCCAGCGGCGTGGAGACCCGCAGCAGCACGCAGGGCGGGCGTCGAACCATCGACTTCGAAGCGAAGGACGTCCTCGATTTCGCTTGGACCGCTTGGGACGGCTTCGAGAAGCACACGCGAGACATCGACGGCACTCGCGTCATCCTGCTGATCCCCCCGCAAAACGAGCACAACGCGGCCACCACGTTCTCCGCTCTCGCGGGAGCGCTTCCGCGCATGAGCAAGCTCTACGGGCGCTACCCCTACCCCACCCTCACGGTGGTGCACCCGCCGGAGAGCGCTCCCAGCGCCGGAGGCATGGAGTACCCCACACTGATCACGACCGGCGGAGAGTGGTACACGGCCGACAGTGGCGTACGCGGTATCGAAGGCGTCACTGTCCACGAGCTGGGCCACCAGTGGTTCCAGAGCATGGTGGGCAGCAACGAGCACGCCTGGCCATTTCTGGACGAAGGGCTCACCAGCTACGTGGAAGGCTCCACACTCGACGCGCTGTACGGCTCGAGCAGCGCCGTGCGCTGGCCCGGGCTCCGGCTGAGCCAGTGGGCGGTGGGCCGAGCCGCCGCCGCCCACTTCGCCCACGACGATCCCATCGCCCTCCCGGCCGCCGGCTTTCCGAGCTTCGAGGCCATCGGCGGTCTGGTCTACGCGCGGACCGCAACGCTGCTCCACACCCTGGGCAACGTGTATGGGACGGACAAGTTGGAGCGGGCCTTGGGGCGTTACTCCCGCTACTACCGCTTCCAGCACCCCGGCCCACGGCACTTCATCGCGGTGATGCGTGAAGTGCTCGGCAACGAAGCCGCCGACAACCTGTCGCTCGCCCTCTTCGAGCGTGGGTCCGTCGACTACCTCGTCGACCGCGTGGAGACCATTCGCTCGGAAGCACCGGAGGGCGAGCTCGACGGTGACACCCAGCGCGAGCCCTCGGGCTCGTGGCAGAGCAGCGTGTTGGTGCGCCGCCACGGCAGCCTTCACTTCCCAGTGGACGTCGAGCTCGCCTTCGCCAATGGAACACGACTACGTCGGCGCTGGGACGGCCGCGGCGACTTCCATCGCATCGACTACTCCGGCCCCTCGCCGGTGGTGTCCGCCATCGTCGATCCCGACCTGCGCATCGCCCTCGACGACGACCTCGGCAACAATCAAAAGAGCCGCTACGGCGGGATCGCGCCGCGCTCCCTGGAGCGTCTGAGCTACGGGGCCGCGCTGCTCTTGGGAGCCATCGGCCCATGA
- the dnaK gene encoding molecular chaperone DnaK, with the protein MERVIGIDLGTTNSCVAVMEGDTPVVIPNRGGYKTTPSIVAVTEAGKRLVGHIAKRQAITNAENTVYAAKRLIGRKWNSPQVKNAIMTSSYAIVEGPHGDVRIKLRDKTYSVPEISSMVLQEMKIIAEDYLGEPVSKAVVTVPAYFNDNQRQATKDAGAIAGLDVIRIINEPTAASLAYGFGKELDRTVAVYDLGGGTFDISILEIGAHGVFKVISTTGDTFLGGEDFDARIIDWLVEGFKEEHDIDLRQDRMALQRLRDAAEKGKCELSSVRETEINLPFIISTGRNEALHLQRALSREMLEKLTEDLIERTVDICRQALEDAKLDVDEVEDVILVGGMTRMPAIQKAVGDFFQREPNKGVHPDEVVALGAAIQGAALVEDKHEMILLDVTPHALGIMTFGSYFEELIPQNTTVPTSRTKIFTTSRDNQTAVKILVMQGESKKADENELLGEFILTGLRRAPKGHVEIEVTFEINTDGIVSVHAKDLETGQAQSIQVTATSGLTQDEIKQMMDSAKDYLVERRSDEEFEKARQEAETMIAEIERLFPDVERVVGTADFGRDAITKAQGVVDRTRQAIEQKDAAAVKEQLEQLARTERMFRGVVARA; encoded by the coding sequence ATGGAGCGCGTCATCGGAATCGACCTCGGCACGACGAACTCGTGCGTGGCCGTGATGGAAGGCGACACGCCGGTCGTGATCCCCAACCGCGGCGGGTACAAGACCACGCCCAGCATCGTCGCGGTGACCGAGGCCGGAAAGCGGTTGGTGGGTCACATCGCGAAGCGGCAAGCGATCACCAACGCTGAGAACACCGTGTACGCGGCGAAGCGCCTGATCGGCCGGAAGTGGAATTCGCCGCAGGTGAAGAACGCGATCATGACGTCCAGCTACGCCATCGTGGAAGGGCCGCACGGCGACGTCCGCATCAAGCTCCGCGACAAGACCTACTCCGTTCCGGAGATCAGCTCGATGGTCCTGCAAGAGATGAAGATCATCGCGGAGGACTATCTTGGCGAGCCCGTCAGCAAGGCCGTGGTCACGGTACCCGCGTACTTCAACGACAACCAGCGCCAGGCCACCAAGGACGCCGGGGCGATTGCCGGGCTCGACGTCATCCGCATCATCAACGAGCCCACCGCGGCCTCCCTCGCCTACGGTTTCGGCAAGGAGCTGGACCGCACCGTGGCCGTGTACGATCTGGGCGGCGGCACCTTCGACATCAGCATCCTGGAGATCGGCGCCCACGGCGTGTTCAAGGTGATCAGCACCACGGGCGACACCTTTCTGGGCGGTGAGGACTTCGACGCCCGCATCATCGACTGGCTGGTGGAGGGCTTCAAAGAGGAGCACGACATCGATCTGCGCCAAGATCGCATGGCCTTGCAGCGTCTGCGGGACGCCGCCGAGAAGGGCAAGTGCGAGCTCTCGAGCGTGCGAGAAACGGAGATCAACCTCCCCTTCATCATCTCCACCGGCCGCAACGAGGCCCTTCATCTGCAACGGGCGCTGTCCCGGGAGATGCTGGAAAAGCTGACGGAAGACCTGATCGAGCGCACCGTCGACATCTGCCGCCAAGCGTTGGAAGACGCCAAGCTCGACGTCGACGAAGTAGAAGACGTGATCCTCGTCGGCGGCATGACGCGCATGCCGGCGATCCAGAAAGCCGTGGGCGACTTCTTCCAGCGCGAGCCGAACAAGGGCGTGCATCCCGACGAAGTGGTGGCCCTTGGTGCCGCCATTCAGGGTGCGGCGTTGGTGGAAGACAAGCACGAGATGATCCTGCTGGACGTGACGCCGCACGCCCTCGGCATCATGACCTTCGGCAGCTACTTCGAAGAGCTGATCCCGCAGAACACCACCGTTCCCACCAGCCGCACCAAGATCTTCACCACCAGCCGTGACAACCAGACCGCGGTGAAGATCCTGGTGATGCAGGGTGAGAGCAAGAAGGCCGACGAGAACGAGCTCCTCGGCGAGTTCATCCTCACGGGTTTGCGTCGCGCGCCCAAGGGTCACGTGGAGATCGAGGTCACCTTCGAGATCAACACCGACGGCATCGTGAGCGTACACGCGAAGGATCTCGAGACCGGCCAGGCCCAGTCCATTCAGGTGACGGCCACCAGCGGACTGACTCAAGACGAGATCAAGCAGATGATGGACAGCGCCAAGGACTACCTGGTGGAGCGTCGCTCCGACGAGGAGTTCGAGAAGGCGCGGCAGGAAGCGGAGACCATGATCGCGGAGATCGAGCGTCTTTTTCCGGACGTCGAGCGCGTGGTGGGCACTGCGGATTTCGGCAGGGACGCCATCACCAAGGCGCAAGGCGTGGTCGACCGAACGCGGCAGGCCATCGAGCAGAAGGACGCCGCTGCCGTCAAGGAGCAGCTCGAGCAGCTGGCTCGGACGGAGCGCATGTTCCGCGGCGTCGTGGCTCGAGCCTGA